One stretch of Clupea harengus chromosome 2, Ch_v2.0.2, whole genome shotgun sequence DNA includes these proteins:
- the LOC105898064 gene encoding leukocyte cell-derived chemotaxin 1-like, with amino-acid sequence MEESSDKIPFTKVCPVDPEKGFSPALAATLKPHSTSCFWRIGTIALIASTTLMLLGAIGGLYLWKVSDKNVYNIHYSVSINGKIEGGSMEIDSENNLERFKIGSGDEEAVEIHDFQIGSISDFILDLILFPIR; translated from the exons ATGGAGGAAAGTTCGGACAAGATTCCTTTCACCAAGGTTTGTCCTGTGGATCCGGAGAAAGGTTTCTCACCG GCACTCGCTGCGACGCTGAAGCCCCACAGCACCAGTTGTTTTTGGAGAATCGGCACCATCGCACTCATCGCGAGCACAACCCTCATGCTGCTTGGAGCAATCGGGGGCCTTTACctctggaaagtcagcgacaaaaat GTGTACAATATTCACTACAGCGTGAGCATTAATGGGAAGATTGAAGGGGGTTCCATGGAGATTGACTCTGAAAATAACCTGGAGAGGTTCAAAATCGGCAGCGGAGATGAAGAGGCAGTAGAGATTCATGATTTCCAAATTGGGAGTATTTCTGATTTTATTCTTGATCTTATTCTTTTTCCAATTAGATGA
- the LOC122133352 gene encoding leukocyte cell-derived chemotaxin 1-like has protein sequence MPAKFDDASLVWVASEEPLKDSSFLSSRILNLCGPLPIFWLRPTYLGDATEGDREKRDIERTKRQYDMEVFQAAAEDTHGSAQNITSGRGEVEATEGSASAFNPENPYHVSTAPARASIISVLTHRFFSPMNNILGKEMLDGNLICSCPTGFLERNSLKNIGWRKSVVDSVRMPLFNMDCTVPQQRGQEGETGSMVFDPMLDHNGICCTECHRSHTHCERICEPLGGHWPWPYNYHGCRVACRVIMPCRWWVARIMGIV, from the exons ATGCCTGCGAAGTTTGATGACGCGTCTCTGGTTTGGGTGGCGTCAGAGGAGCCACTCAAGGACAGCAGCTTCCTGAGCAGCAGAATCCTCAACCTCTGTGGGCCTCTGCCCATCTTCTGGTTACGTCCTACCTACCTGGGGG ATgccacagagggagacagggagaaaaggGATATCGAGCGTACAAAGCGTCAGTATGACATGGAGGTCTTCCAGGCTGCCGCCGAAGACACCCACGGCTCTGCCCAGAACATCACCTCTGgaaggggggaggtggaggccaCAGAAGGGTCTGCGTCTGCCTTTAACCCTGAGAACCCCTACCACGTGAGTACTGCCCCCGCAAGAGCCTCTATCATATCAGTACTGACACATCGTTTTTTCAGTCCCATGAATAACATATTAGGCAAGGAAATGTTGGACGGTAACCTTATCTGCTCCTGTCCAACTGGCTTCCTTGAGAGAAATTCACTCAAGAACATTGGATGGAGGA AAAGTGTTGTTGATAGT GTGCGTATGCCCTTGTTTAACATGGATTGTACTGTTCCACAGCAGCGCGgtcaggagggagagacaggctcGATGGTCTTCGATCCCATGCTGGACCATAACGGCATCTGCTGCACTGAGTGCCATCGGAGCCATACTCACTGTGAGAGGATATGCGAGCCTCTCGGTGGGCACTGGCCTTGGCCGTACAACTACCACGGGTGCCGAGTGGCCTGCAGAGTCATCATGCCCTGCCGTTGGTGGGTCGCTCGCATAATGGGAATTGTCTGA
- the ednrbb gene encoding endothelin receptor type B — translation MESTSIFICVLLAQVILAGPVDMSTYQETFADINETISRTYQKEEQNNTLNTSNFSLKAPGQRHHPPPMCSGPTRIKGAFKYINTVVSCFVFIAGMTGNLALLRIIYENKGMRSGPNILIASLALGDLMHIAIAIPVNAYKLLAEDWPFGVAICKLVPFIQKTSVGITVLSLCALSKDRYHVVASRNHIKTLGVPKWTAVKLALIWIISILLAVPEAVGFNMMAMDYKGKHLRICLLHPVQTSQFMQFYKTGKDWWLFGSYFCMPLACTAVFYTLMTCEMLKKSRTQIGFNDHIKQRREVAKTVFSLVLVFAVCWLPLHLSRILKLTIYNQKDPNRCDLLSVFLVLDYIGINMASVNSCMNPIALYAVSKRFKAHFKACLFWWYPSPQTVAPDENPTLEKTKVNGHAPEPSKS, via the exons ATGGAAAGTACAtctattttcatttgtgttcTGCTCGCCCAAGTCATTTTAGCTGGGCCTGTAGACATGAGCACATATCAAGAGACCTTTGCCGACATCAATGAAACAATCTCTCGGACATAtcagaaagaggaacagaataACACATTGAACACATCAAACTTTAGTCTAAAAGCCCCTGGGCAGCGTCACCATCCTCCCCCAATGTGCTCGGGGCCGACCAGGATCAAAGGAGCATTCAAATACATCAACACGGTGgtatcttgttttgttttcatcgCTGGGATGACAGGCAATCTGGCACTCCTCAGAATTATTTATGAGAACAAGGGCATGAGAAGTGGACCTAACATTCTAATCGCCAGTCTTGCGTTGGGAGATCTCATGCATATTGCTATTGCCATACCTGTCAATGCATATAAG CTCCTGGCTGAGGACTGGCCATTTGGTGTAGCAATTTGTAAATTAGTGCCTTTCATTCAAAAAACATCTGTTGGAATCACAGTTTTGAGTTTATGTGCACTGAGCAAAGACAG ATACCATGTTGTGGCCTCTAGAAATCATATCAAAACACTTGGTGTTCCGAAGTGGACAGCGGTGAAACTTGCTTTAATATGGATTATATCAATACTCCTTGCTGTGCCTGAGGCTGTTGGATTTAATATGATGGCAATGGACTATAAAGGAAAACATCTTAGGATATGTCTCCTTCATCCAGTACAGACGTCCCAGTTCATGCAG TTCTATAAGACAGGAAAGGACTGGTGGCTCTTTGGAAGCTATTTTTGTATGCCGCTGGCCTGCACTGCAGTGTTTTATACTCTCATGACCTGTGAGATGTTGAAGAAAAGTAGGACACAGATTGGTTTTAATGACCATATCAAACAG aggagagaggtggccAAGACGGTTTTCagtttggtgctggtgtttgcTGTTTGTTGGTTACCATTACATCTCAGCAGAATCTTGAAACTAACTATTTATAATCAAAAGGATCCCAATAGATGTGATTTACTGAG TGTCTTCCTTGTCCTGGATTACATTGGAATCAACATGGCCTCTGTAAATTCCTGCATGAACCCAATTGCTTTGTATGCGGTGAGCAAGAGATTCAAGGCACATTTCAAG GCCTGTCTGTTTTGGTGGTACCCATCACCTCAGACAGTGGCACCAGATGAGAACCCGACCTTGGAGAAGACGAAGGTCAACGGACACGCCCCAGAGCCAAGCAAGTCCTGA
- the LOC105898066 gene encoding glutamate-rich protein 6 isoform X1 — MSKKLEGENDKTSRSTHRSVESPPLELTLANLHRLEKELEGLDRLYGSSLSIEGYVKSTEHLLGETSQKSKKAPREGHRSLSRNSSTSTSPECVDSLALNGTVITRISRSTQTDWNRVSQRHSQSICSQTEECVPNHEKSPLEHEEHKGIHSEEMVEMEIIEDNEEAATKSKDTQALPQVEHLTRIPILTSSSDSSGKLPECELPSILCEYCRQAKKPPVTLEQMGKTTDPEELFCCEVAWRMADLFPEEEEDEKASKSVQKATKINDVNPHPLSKAETKERTEQRLRDLQPIRSQGSNYPSGLYSRQRGKSVVCYRLSNDLWNIQEESQLPEMEIITPPETVTLPDKEPGVKRKKMLIRDHMNGKTFVLIFPDGTGHVFYPSGRIAVLISSVHPGHFIYVILEDAPLLPSIQAIFTSRGQATCYHPNGLVWVNLTRLGGTWCSEAGALKRRWSWLDHSIHVHAPPFQPINITLSPNISIRIWTQENIHLTFTAGKNSVRFNMGTKLKVENTKGFMLPGPDILESYLHKKHFEISSLLQHLQTSISFPKPEPGQMKSQYTLLAQCERLKGQAKKQKKSSKKTKLPSIFKEIVLLAVKESGFN; from the exons ATGAGTAAAAAATTGGAAGGAGAGAATGACAAAACATCAAGGTCAACTCATAGAAGCGTGGAGAGTCCACCGCTCGAACTCACCTTAGCAAACCTGCACAGACTGGAGAAGGAGTTGGAGGGACTAGACAGGTTGTATGGCTCAAGCCTATCCATAGAGGGATATGTGAAAAGCACAGAACACCTCCTTGGTGAGACTTCTCAGAAAAGCAAGAAAG CTCCTCGTGAGGGACACAGAAGCCTCTCAAGAAATTCCTC CACTTCCACCTCTCCAGAATGTGTGGACAGCCTTGCACTGAATGGAACAGTCATCACTAGAATAAGCAGATCAACTCAGACAGACTGGAACAGGGTCTCACAGAGGCACAGTCAGAGCA TTTGCAGTCAGACTGAAGAATGTGTGCCAAACCATGAAAAGTCACCTCTTGAGCATGAAGAACATAAAGGCATTCACTCTGAG gagatggTTGAGATGGAAATCATCGAAGATAATGAGGAGGCCGCAACAAAAAGCAAAGATACCCAAGCTCTCCCACAAGTGGAGCATTTGACAAGG ATCCCAATCTTGACATCCAGTTCAGATTCATCTGGGAAGTTACCTGAGTGTGAGTTGCCAAGTATTCTTTGTGAGTACTGCCGGCAGGCAAAGAAACCCCCAGTGACTCTTGAGCAAATGGGGAAAACGACTGACCCAGAGGAG TTGTTTTGTTGTGAGGTTGCCTGGAGGATGGCAGATCTTTTTcccgaagaggaggaggatgaaaagGCCTCTAAGTCTGTACAAAAGGCCACAAAAATCAATGATGTCAACCCTCACCCACTTTCTAAAGCTGAAACCAAAGAAAGAACAGAGCAAAG GCTGAGAGAtttgcagcctatcagatcccAAGGCTCAAACTACCCCTCGGGGCTTTATTCCAGACAAC GAGGTAAAAGTGTTGTCTGCTATCGACTTTCAAATGACTTATGGAACATCCAAGAGGAGTCTCAACTTCCTGAAATGGAAATCATTACCCCTCCCGAGACAGTGACCCTTCCAGATAAGGAACCAGGGGTCAAG AGGAAAAAGATGCTCATACGAGACCACATGAATGGAAAAACATTCGTCCTAATATTTCCAGATGGAACAGGACATGTTTT CTATCCATCAGGCCGGATTGCTGTCCTTATATCTTCAGTGCATCCTGggcattttatttatgttatacTGGAGGATGCTCCACTCCTGCCTAGTATTCAGGCCATTTTCACATCCAGGGGTCAGGCCACATGTTATCACCCCAACGGTCTTGTTTG GGTCAATCTGACCCGTCTGGGAGGTACCTGGTGCAGTGAGGCTGGGGCTCTGAAGAGACGCTGGAGTTGGCTTGACCACAGCATCCATGTCCATGCCCCGCCCTTCCAGCCCATAAACATCACTCTAAGCCCCAACATCAGCATTCGCATCTGGACCCAGGAAAACATCCACCTCACCTTCACCGCTGGCAAGAACAGTGTGCGCTTCAACATGGGGACCAAATTAAAG GTGGAGAACACAAAGGGCTTCATGCTGCCAGGCCCTGACATCCTAGAATCTTATCTCCACAAGAAACATTTTGAGATATCCAGCTTACTGCAGCATCTCCAGACCAGCATCTCCTTTCCTAAGCCAGAACCTGGTCAGATGAAGTCCCAGTACACCCTACTTGCCCAGTGTGAGAGACTGAAGGGACAggcaaagaaacagaagaagtcATCAAAGAAGACCAAACTACCATCTATCTTCAAAGAAATTGTACTATTGGCTGTAAAGGAAAGTGGTTTTAACTAA
- the LOC105898066 gene encoding glutamate-rich protein 6 isoform X2, with protein sequence MVEMEIIEDNEEAATKSKDTQALPQVEHLTRIPILTSSSDSSGKLPECELPSILCEYCRQAKKPPVTLEQMGKTTDPEELFCCEVAWRMADLFPEEEEDEKASKSVQKATKINDVNPHPLSKAETKERTEQRLRDLQPIRSQGSNYPSGLYSRQRGKSVVCYRLSNDLWNIQEESQLPEMEIITPPETVTLPDKEPGVKRKKMLIRDHMNGKTFVLIFPDGTGHVFYPSGRIAVLISSVHPGHFIYVILEDAPLLPSIQAIFTSRGQATCYHPNGLVWVNLTRLGGTWCSEAGALKRRWSWLDHSIHVHAPPFQPINITLSPNISIRIWTQENIHLTFTAGKNSVRFNMGTKLKVENTKGFMLPGPDILESYLHKKHFEISSLLQHLQTSISFPKPEPGQMKSQYTLLAQCERLKGQAKKQKKSSKKTKLPSIFKEIVLLAVKESGFN encoded by the exons atggTTGAGATGGAAATCATCGAAGATAATGAGGAGGCCGCAACAAAAAGCAAAGATACCCAAGCTCTCCCACAAGTGGAGCATTTGACAAGG ATCCCAATCTTGACATCCAGTTCAGATTCATCTGGGAAGTTACCTGAGTGTGAGTTGCCAAGTATTCTTTGTGAGTACTGCCGGCAGGCAAAGAAACCCCCAGTGACTCTTGAGCAAATGGGGAAAACGACTGACCCAGAGGAG TTGTTTTGTTGTGAGGTTGCCTGGAGGATGGCAGATCTTTTTcccgaagaggaggaggatgaaaagGCCTCTAAGTCTGTACAAAAGGCCACAAAAATCAATGATGTCAACCCTCACCCACTTTCTAAAGCTGAAACCAAAGAAAGAACAGAGCAAAG GCTGAGAGAtttgcagcctatcagatcccAAGGCTCAAACTACCCCTCGGGGCTTTATTCCAGACAAC GAGGTAAAAGTGTTGTCTGCTATCGACTTTCAAATGACTTATGGAACATCCAAGAGGAGTCTCAACTTCCTGAAATGGAAATCATTACCCCTCCCGAGACAGTGACCCTTCCAGATAAGGAACCAGGGGTCAAG AGGAAAAAGATGCTCATACGAGACCACATGAATGGAAAAACATTCGTCCTAATATTTCCAGATGGAACAGGACATGTTTT CTATCCATCAGGCCGGATTGCTGTCCTTATATCTTCAGTGCATCCTGggcattttatttatgttatacTGGAGGATGCTCCACTCCTGCCTAGTATTCAGGCCATTTTCACATCCAGGGGTCAGGCCACATGTTATCACCCCAACGGTCTTGTTTG GGTCAATCTGACCCGTCTGGGAGGTACCTGGTGCAGTGAGGCTGGGGCTCTGAAGAGACGCTGGAGTTGGCTTGACCACAGCATCCATGTCCATGCCCCGCCCTTCCAGCCCATAAACATCACTCTAAGCCCCAACATCAGCATTCGCATCTGGACCCAGGAAAACATCCACCTCACCTTCACCGCTGGCAAGAACAGTGTGCGCTTCAACATGGGGACCAAATTAAAG GTGGAGAACACAAAGGGCTTCATGCTGCCAGGCCCTGACATCCTAGAATCTTATCTCCACAAGAAACATTTTGAGATATCCAGCTTACTGCAGCATCTCCAGACCAGCATCTCCTTTCCTAAGCCAGAACCTGGTCAGATGAAGTCCCAGTACACCCTACTTGCCCAGTGTGAGAGACTGAAGGGACAggcaaagaaacagaagaagtcATCAAAGAAGACCAAACTACCATCTATCTTCAAAGAAATTGTACTATTGGCTGTAAAGGAAAGTGGTTTTAACTAA
- the cog3 gene encoding conserved oligomeric Golgi complex subunit 3 gives MLIETMASMDQSLLDLTDKETREKLSLWDRRIDPMAPLTEKQTDSILEIRTAAETLPIPSELPIEDLCSLTSRSLRTTFTTTVPASTEDVLLKGFQALDLENERIETAQQFFSWFSKLQVHMDQDEGAKYRKTRDSLNGYQEQCDSILSDVNEALQHLDSLQKQYLFVSTKTGTLHEACEQLLKEQSELVDLAETIQQKLSYFNELENINTKLNSPTLSVNSEEFIPVLSKLDDCIEYVSSNPNFKDYPVYLTKFKQCLSRAMHLMKTHTVNTMQNLTSQLTKRDPLGTANADNAFTLYYVKFRAAAPKVRTLIEQVEQRSERIVEYHQLLDDIHQCYLDQREALLSPSITSTISDLTGQNNKDHCALVRSGCAFMVHVCQDEHQLYNEFFSKPTLKLDELLENLCLSLYYVLRPLIIHVIHLETLSELCGILKNEMLEDHVHNNAGQLGAFEAVVKQMLEDVQERLVYRTHIYIQTDIIGYNPAPGDLAYPEKLEMMEKIAQSLKEEQQRAMSADSSFSDVQLEDPEAKRVISSGAVEGSRLQTSISPADLHGMWYPTVRRTLVCLSKLYRCIDRAVFQGLSQEALSACIQSLLKASDVILKNKTQVDGQLFLIKHLLIMREQIAPFHTDFAIKEISLDLKKTRDAAFKNLNLKAVPKFFRFNSHNAILEFLLEGTPEIKEHYIDSKKDVDRHLKYSCEQFIQQQTSIFVGNLEEFLTKVSALKTMAVQGGPTYNLSQQPWAQPAKIHDLVMDTYRVLKSKLPGTLQSMSLYLANRDTEFILFKPVRNNIQQVFQRLHALLQEEYSGEDLQIIACPSMEQINLQLSVNK, from the exons ATGTTGATAGAGACGATGGCGTCAATGGATCAGTCTCTCCTGGATCTAACTGATAAAGAAACCCGTGAAAAACTGTCATTGTGGGACCGACGGATTGATCCAATGGCACCGctaacagaaaaacaaacagactcaATTCTGGAGATTCGTACTGCAGCGGAAACACTTCCCATTCCATCTGAG TTGCCtattgaggacctttgcagccTGACATCTCGTTCTTTACGTACCACCTTCACGACAACAGTACCAGCATCTACTGAAGATGTGCTGTTGAAGGGCTTCCAAGCCCTGGACCTAGAGAATGAACGAATAGAGACAGCGCAACAG TTTTTTTCATGGTTCTCCAAGTTACAAGTTCACATGGATCAGGATGAAGGAGCTAAATACAG AAAAACACGAGACTCTCTGAACGGCTATCAGGAACAATGTGACTCCATTTTGAGTGATGTGAATGAGGCCCTGCAGCACCTGGACTCGCTGCAAAAGCAGTATCTGTTTGTGTCCACCAAGACAGGCACTCTACATGAGGCCTGTGAGCAGCTACTGAAAGAGCAG TCTGAGCTTGTTGACTTGGCAGAGACCATTCAGCAAAAGCTGTCATATTTCAATGAGTTGGAAAACATAAATACG AAACTAAATTCCCCTACCCTCTCTGTGAACAGTGAAGAATTTATTCCAGTGCTTTCAAAGCTGGATGACTGTATCGAATATGTCTCTTCAAAT CCAAATTTCAAGGACTATCCAGTGTATCTCACCAAGTTCAAACAATGTCTCTCAAGAGCCATGCATCTCATGAAGACCCATACTGTGAACACAATGCAGAACCTTACCAGTCAGCTTACAAAAAGG GATCCATTGGGAACAGCCAATGCAGATAATGCCTTTACACTGTACTATGTGAAGTTCAGAGCTGCTGCTCCTAAAGTCAGG ACATTAATAGAACAAGTAGAACAACGGTCGGAGAGAATTGTAGA ATACCATCAGCTGCTAGATGATATCCACCAGTGTTACCTTGACCAGAGAGAGGCCCTGCTGAGTCCCAGCATCACCTCCACCATCAGTGACCTGACCGGCCAGAACAACAAGGACCACTGTGCCCTG GTGCGCAGTGGCTGTGCCTTCATGGTTCATGTGTGTCAGGATGAGCACCAGCTTTATAATGAGTTTTTCTCCAAACCTACGTTGAAATTAGA CGAGCTGCTGGAGAACCTGTGTCTGTCCCTATATTACGTGCTGCGGCCGCTCATCATCCACGTCATCCACCTGGAGACGCTCTCGGAGCTCTGTGGCATCCTGAAGAACGAGATGCTGGAGGACCACGTCCACAACAATG CGGGGCAGCTGGGGGCCTTTGAAGCGGTGGTGAAGCAGATGCTGGAGGACGTTCAGGAGAGGCTGGTCTACAGGACTCACATCTACATCCAGACGGACATCATCGGCTACAACCCCGCGCCCGGAGACCTGGCCTACCCCGAGAAactggagatgatggag AAAATCGCCCAGAGCCtgaaggaggagcagcagcgcGCGATGTCAGCCGATTCCTCATTCTCCGACGTGCAGCTCGAAGATCCCGAGGCCAAGAGGGTCATTAGctctg GAGCAGTAGAGGGCTCGCGGCTGCAGACTTCTATCTCCCCGGCGGACCTGCACGGCATGTGGTACCCCACCGTCAGACGCACTCTGGTCTGCCTGTCCAAGCTCTACCGCTGCATAGAT AGAGCCGTCTTTCAGGGCTTATCTCAGGAAGCCTTATCTGCCTGCATCCAGTCTCTCCTCAAAGCCTCTGATGTCATCCTCAAGAACAAG ACGCAGGTAGACGGACAGCTGTTCCTGATCAAACACCTGCTAATCATGCGCGAGCAGATCGCCCCCTTCCACACCGACTTCGCCATTAAAGAGATTTCACTGGACCTGAAGAAGACCAGAG ATGCTGCATTTAAAAACCTGAACCTCAAGGCTGTTCCTAAGTTCTTCAGATTCAACAGCCACAATGCCATCCTGGAATTTCTGTTGGAG GGCACCCCCGAAATAAAGGAGCACTACATCGACTCGAAGAAAGACGTGGACCGGCACCTGAAGTACAGCTGCGAGCAGTTCATTCAGCAGCAGACTAGCATCTTTGTGGGGAATCTGGAGGAGTTCCTCACCAAG GTGTCGGCTCTGAAAACAATGGCCGTCCAGGGAGGGCCCACGTACAACCTATCCCAGCAGCCCTGGGCTCAGCCGG CCAAGATCCATGACCTTGTGATGGATACGTACCGGGTTCTAAAGAGCAAGTTGCCTGGCACGCTGCAGAGCATGTCTTTGTACTTGGCCAACAGAGACACGGAGTTCATCCTCTTCAAGCCTGTCAGG AATAACATTCAGCAGGTGTTCCAGAGACTGCACGCCTTGCTGCAGGAGGAATACAGCGGAGAGGACCTCCAGATCATCGCCTGCCCCTCGATGGAGCAG ATCAACCTGCAGCTGTCTGTAAATAAGTAG